From the genome of Apodemus sylvaticus chromosome 3, mApoSyl1.1, whole genome shotgun sequence, one region includes:
- the Rad23b gene encoding UV excision repair protein RAD23 homolog B, which yields MQVTLKTLQQQTFKIDIDPEETVKALKEKIESEKGKDAFPVAGQKLIYAGKILSDDTALKEYKIDEKNFVVVMVTKPKAVTTAVPATTQQSSTPSTTTVSSSPAAAVAQAPAPTPALAPTSTPASTTPASTTPSSEPAPAGATQPEKPAEKPAQTPVLTSPAPADSTPGDSSRSNLFEDATSALVTGQSYENMVTEIMSMGYEREQVIAALRASFNNPDRAVEYLLMGIPGDRESQAVVDPPPQAVTTGTPQSPAVAAAAATTTATTTTTSGGHPLEFLRNQPQFQQMRQIIQQNPSLLPALLQQIGRENPQLLQQISQHQEHFIQMLNEPVQEAGGQGGGGGGGGGGGGGGIAEAGSGHMNYIQVTPQEKEAIERLKALGFPEGLVIQAYFACEKNENLAANFLLQQNFDED from the exons GTAAAGGCATTGAAAGAGAAGATTGAATCTGAAAAGGGCAAAGATGCCTTTCCGGTAGCAGGTCAGAAGTTAATTTATGCAG GCAAAATCCTCAGTGATGATACTGCtctcaaagaatataaaattgatGAGAAAAACTTTGTGGTGGTTATGGTGACAAAA CCCAAAGCAGTGACAACAGCAGTGCCAGCTACAACCCAGCAATCCAGTACTCCCAGCACCACTACAGTCAGCTCCTCCCCAGCAGCAGCTGTGGCCCAGGCCCCAGCTCCCACCCCTGCTCTGGCTCCCACTTCCACACCTGCCTCCACTACTCCAGCCTCAACTACACCATCTTCTGAACCCGCACCTGCTGGTGCAACTCAGCCCGAGAAACCTGCAGAAAAGCCAGCACAGACACCAGTGCTTACTAGCCCAGCACCAGCTGACAG TACACCAGGAGATTCTTCCCGGTCAAATCTTTTTGAAGATGCAACAAGTGCCCTTG TGACGGGTCAGTCTTACGAGAATATGGTAACTGAGATCATGTCAATGGGCTATGAACGAGAACAAGTAATTGCAGCACTGAGAGCCAGTTTCAACAACCCTGACAGAGCTGTGGAATATCTTCTAATG GGAATCCCCGGAGATAGAGAAAGTCAGGCTGTGGTTGATCCTCCTCCCCAGGCTGTGACTACTGGAACTCCTCAGTCTCCAGCCGTAGCTGCAGCTGCAGCAACCacgacagcaacaacaacaaccacttcTGGAG GCCACCCGCTTGAATTTTTACGGAATCAGCCTCAGTTTCAACAGATGAGACAAATTATCCAGCAGAACCCTTCCTTGCTTCCAGCTTTGCTACAGCAGATAGGTCGGGAGAACCCTCAGTTGCTGCAG CAAATTAGCCAACACCAGGAGCATTTTATTCAGATGTTAAATGAACCAGTTCAGGAAGCAGGTGGTCAAGGTGGAGGAGGCGgcggaggaggaggcggaggcggCGGAGGGATTGCAGAAGCTGGAAGCGGGCACATGAACTATATTCAGGTCACACCTCAGGAGAAAGAAGCTATAGAGCGG TTAAAGGCATTAGGATTTCCTGAAGGACTTGTGATTCAAGCATATTTTGCTTGTGAGAAGAATGAGAATCTGGCTGCCAACTTTCTTCTACAGCAGAACTTCGATGAAGACTGA